In one Silene latifolia isolate original U9 population chromosome 10, ASM4854445v1, whole genome shotgun sequence genomic region, the following are encoded:
- the LOC141605801 gene encoding FCS-Like Zinc finger 13-like yields MLGKRSRLSTIGKLAGALRSSGIVESVTSPRSPLDCGMQSPRGQKNYDQQGGVGLGIIVSLHNNSNNTSKSRGEIIAKYALCIKKSNECEAKDNAKEEEFTYVTSHGTEKSITTRVYCPAINQSIGVFDISSSPARLFDDSYRSSDYDFLSSCQLCRKTLHGKDIYMYKGEKAFCSEECRQRQIGIDERKEKCRSKGSRSSNVSSSPYSYTNTGGKLFSAGIVAV; encoded by the exons ATGTTGGGAAAGCGATCCCGTCTTTCGACAATCGGAAAGCTTGCGGGAGCACTCCGGTCAAGCGGGATCGTGGAGTCCGTCACGAGCCCTAGAAGTCCATTGGATTGTGGAATGCAATCTCCAAGAGGGCAAAAAAACTATGATCAACAAGGTGGTGTAGGATTGGGAATAATTGTGTCCCTtcacaataatagtaataatacaaGTAAAAGTAGGGGCGAAATTATTGCAAAATATGCTTTATGTATTAAAAAAAGCAACGAATGTGAAGCAAAAGATAATGCAAAAGAAGAAGAGTTTACATATGTAACAAGTCATGGTACTGAAAAATCAATAACGACTAGAGTTTATTGTCCTGCAATCAATCAAAGTATCGGAGTTTTCGATATTTCTTCATCACCAGCAAGATTATTCGACGATTCTTATCGGTCATCGGATTATGATTTTCTAAGCTCATGTCAATTGTGTCGGAAAACTCTCCATGGCAAAGACATCTACATGTACAA GGGAGAGAAGGCATTTTGTAGTGAAGAGTGCAGGCAAAGGCAGATAGGAATCGacgaaaggaaagagaaatgcaGATCAAAAGGGTCGAGATCTAGCAACGTTTCAAGCTCCCCGTATTCGTACACTAATACAGGAGGGAAGCTCTTCTCAGCTGGAATTGTGGCTGTTTAA